A single window of Jaculus jaculus isolate mJacJac1 chromosome 14, mJacJac1.mat.Y.cur, whole genome shotgun sequence DNA harbors:
- the LOC123454870 gene encoding small nuclear ribonucleoprotein G-like has product MSKAHPSKLKKLMDEKLSLKLNGSRHVQGILRGFDPFINLVIDECVEMATSGQQNNIGMVVI; this is encoded by the coding sequence ATGAGCAAGGCCCATCCTTCCAAGCTGAAGAAACTTATGGATGAGAAGTTATCACTGAAATTAAATGGCAGCAGACATGTCCAAGGAATACTGCGGGGATTTGATCCCTTCATCAATCTTGTGATCGATGAATGTGTGGAAATGGCAACTAGTGGGCAGCAAAATAATATTGGGATGGTGGTCATATGA